cctggagcagcaggacctgcctgCTCTCCGGCGGGTGGCACTTGCTGGCGTGCCGCGCCAGCCCGGGCGCGCTGAAGAAGGTGGCGGGGCagtgtttgcaggggaagccCTGCCGCTCGCTGCCCGCCGCGCCGCTCTCGGGGAccccggcgggcggcggcggcggcagcagcagctcctcccgcACGGCGTGCCACAGCCGGTGCTTGTCCCTGATGTCCGCCGAGGGGAAGCGGGCGCCGCAGAGGTGGCAGGCGAAGGTGAGGGGCCCGCGCTCCGGCGGGCCGAAGGCGGCAGGCCGCGCTGCCCCGTGGGTGCCCAGGTGCTTGCGGAGGTAAGCCTGCCGCCGGAACCGCTTTTGGCAGCAGGGGCAGGCGAACGCctccccgccggggccgccgcccggACCGGGAGCGCCGCCGTGAGCTGGGCCGGGGCTGGAGCCGGGGGCGGCCGGGGCGCCGCCGGCGCTGTCCGCGCCGCCGCGGTGCTGACGGGTCCCCGGCGGTGGCTgaggcgcggcggggccgcggggccgccgctcGGGGCTGTTCTCCTTGCCCGGCGGGGCGGAGACGGCGCCTTCGGCGCTGGGGCCGGGACGTGGCTTGTGCCAGCGGCGATGCGAGGCCAGGTTGGCGGGACAACTGAAGATCTTGTGGCACTCGGGGCAGCGGTACTCGACGCGCACGATGCGGGAGCAGCGGTGCTGGGCCAGCGCCAGCGGGTCCGCGTACTGCTCTTTGCACAGCTGGCAGATGAACTCGCCCAGCGGTGTGCGCCCCGCCGGCGGCCCCGGCCGGCCCTCGGGCCCCTCCTCTTTGATGCGCAGCCCCAGCACGGGCGAGGTGGTCACCTCATCGGCGAAGCTCAGCTTCCGCGTGGCCTTGCCCTTCTTGGCCGGCGCCTTGGCCCGAGACGGCCGCTTCAGCGCGGGCACCGACggcagcggcggggcgggcAGCGGCGTGCgcggctgcagcagcagcttctcgGCGGGCGGGAAGGAGGCGGCCAGGGGGAAGGACTCGGCGGAGGCGGGGGAGCTGAGGCACCGCTCGAAGAGAgccgcccgcggccccgccgcgctgcACGGCCCCGTCGCCCCCCAGGCGGCGGGAGCCTCCGGCGGGGTGAGCCCGGggccgccgcagccgccgccgggGGGCCACGTCGCGGGGCAAGCGGCGAcggctccctcctcctcctcgctctTCTCCTCCTCCGCTCCCTGTCTAGCGGCGGGGCTGTCCCcgccggcgggcggcgggggcggcggcggggtgGGCGGAGGGTCCCGGTCAGGGTCCCGCTCCCGCGGGCGTGCCCGGTAGGAGCCGCCGGGTCTCCGGCTGCGCTTGACGAGGAAGCCGCGCGGCAtggcggggcggcgcggggcagcGGGAGCGCGGCACGGCCAGCCCGCCCGGCCTTTATACCCCCGGCGCCCGCTCCTGCCCGGGCGTCATCCTCCctccggcggcggcggccaaTGAGGAGTTGGGGCCGGCGCtggcggcggggggcggcggcggccggagcGGGCCGGGGCTcccgccgccggggcgggcgcgCTCCGGCTGCGGGAACAGGCGGAGTATCTCCGGGAGCGCGCCCCGGCGCCCTGCGAGACTGACTGAGGCGTGGGGCCGGGAATGGCTCCGAGATGGGAGAGACCCCGAGCTGGGTCACGGGCGCTGCCGAGAGCCCGACGAGGCTCGAGCAGGAGCGTCCGTCGTGCGTGTTCGTGCCGATGCCTTCATCCTCTGCTGGGGCCGCACGGACCGCCCCGCACATCCTTCCGCTGAagggagccagagctgggaaCTGGCTCCGTCCTTCTGCACAGCCACATCAGGAGTTTTCCCAGAAGTAGCCAGAAAGCTCCGGTATTGCGGTGAGCTCCCAATGCAAGAGCAGGGCTGCCGAGCTGCCACCGCAGCGTAAAATGCTAAATCACGGCTCTGCGTAGTGGCCATGACTGATCCCTTGGCACCCTCACCCGCGGGCAGCCTCCAGAGCCCAGGGGAGGCAAGACTGAGGTACAGCAAACTGCAAAAGCGCCCGAACCTCCCCCCATCCCGCTCCTATGCAACTCCGGTGCCGTGAGCCTGATGGCAGCTGGTGCACCCCTGGAGAAAGGCAGGAGTCGTGTTTGCTAAAGCACTAATCGCCTTTTTAGGGGAACCAAGCGCACTGGCAGCGGGGTCTCAGCAGCCCCTCCGGCCCCACCGCGCGGTACCAGCATCTCCTATTGGACCGCCCATGTCCCCGAGCCTGGGTTTGGCGGCAGGACGGTGCTGTCCCACCCGCAGACCTGCTGCCCGCAGTATACACGAGATGGCGTGCCATTGGAAATGACCGCGCTAGAGCCTCGCTCCCTCCCTGACCAGGGCCAGACAGCCCTTGCCAGGGTAGGACGGTCGGACTCACTCTGCTGGAAGCATCGCCTAGCCGGAGGAAGTAGAGAGCaccaggagaaagggagaaacagCACCTCTGGTTCGAGGGGTTTTccagaaatggaagaaagatGTGAAGCCTTCATGCAAGACCAGAATTCCTCCCACCTGCTCAAAACACTCTCTCAAACCACTTCTCTCTGTAAGTGCTTCAATTATATTTGCTTAGCAAAGCCTTAATCATGTTTTACATTACTCTCCTCTCCCATTTCCCTCCATTTTCATGGTTGCACTGAATCTCAGATTAGATTATATACTCCACGGGCTAGAGATCACCCTTTGTTAGTACAAACCACTGTAACGGGGACCAGTGAGCCATGCTTTCGTGTAGTTAGGTCACTCCACTGACTGGCTGCTTGATTTTTACCCAAAATTTTTTACCCTTGtagctggaacttcccagatACATTTCTCATTGAATAACTGGATCTCTGGTTACAGATACACTGCTCCTCCAAGCGATATGTAAATAGTTCTTTCAGTTTCCCCTTGTAAACAATATTCCCATTaatgtttcatttgtttttttcacattgCAAAACTAGTCTGTGGTAGGAATGTGCAGTTCTGGAATGTCCAGTTCAGTTTCCAGTCCTAAGAGGTGAGGAATCCAACAATGCCTTTTCTGGCACAGGAGTAGCTGAAGGTGGAGTACCAGTTGGAAAGCACGTGTATTGAGTGGTTACTGAAACGCCAAACATTTTTCCAGTAAAAGCTGTAGATTGGAGTTCCATCAGGGAGTTTCTCCAGGCCCCCAGTGTCATCATCTGATGTGGCCCAGACATCATGGGAAGGCTTGGGGAGTAACCTACAGTCACAGATGTGGAATCGCTGCTCGATCTCCCCTGGTGATGTCCCTCCTGTGGTTCTTCTTGGCTCTTCCCTGTGATCTGGTGCCCGTCTGTGCCTCCCCCTTGCTCACAGtgtcctccagcacagccctcttGTAGCTTTCTAAACTTGCCTCCAGTTTATGATCAGTTTCTAAGGTGGGACCCAAACTGTAGAACCCATCACTCCACCTTGCTCTTGCTGCAGCATGTGCCAAGGACTGCAGATGTCTGACAAATGCACCAGCAAAAATACTGGGGGATTCAAGCTGGTTCAGCCACCATGTGACTTATTTCTCTCAATAAATATACTGGTTTGCCCAGGCTGTCTCTGCTCCAGTACAAACTCCCAGTGCCCTGGCTCCCACTTGGAAGGGTCACAATTATTCTGTGATTAGATTATTTCCCCTCCCACATTTACAAGAGAATGTAACCGTAGTGACTGGCATTACACCCAATTCTCAAAGCTTCTAATCTTTCTAAACTTTTACATGAGTTTATCTTTTTGCCATCCTCCTTTACTCCTACCAAAAATTTTACAGTTAGAAAATTCAGATAATTTATCATAGTAGTTAACAATGTTGGGGACACACCTCCAAATCCTGTGTAAATTTGctggattttgattttttcactttctttaaatttcattaGTCCCATCACCTAGCTGAGAGTGCAGTACTACACCCTCCTGAACATGCTACTACAGGGAAACTTTATTTAAGATCAGAGCTTTTCTAAGCAAGGAGCTGAATGATGTTATTGCTCCTGTCCTTACACTGTGTTCTCTACAGTTTGCTAAAATCATGTTGGCCTTGATTAAACATGTCAACTGCTTACAGATGAGAGTCATCCTTATATGATCTGAGATTAACCAAAAGGTTAATCCCACAGTAATGAGGAAATCAAACTTCTAGTGGAAAAATGCAGTAGCTAGTGGGGAACTGGCAgggtgaaaaaaagaggaaCCAGTTCCTTGTCTTGCATCCTTTGCTTCCTCAGTCCATTCCCTCCTCCCTGGTTGAGGCTGAATGCTGGTGTGCTAGGGAATGGAAACAAGAGTAGTACATCACTGCTCTGCCTCCTTTTTGCTGAAGTTTCTCATTTTGTGTGAGGGGACTTTTAGCCTTGTTCATAACTGTGCTGCTAACGTAAGCATGAGGGACTCATTCAAGCCTTGCCAAGATTCAGCAATCAGATTCAGTGATGGCTGGGCCAACCTCTTGGGGACCTTCCAAAGTGAGGACAATCTTCAGATTCCTCTAGTTACCTTTCCCTGTTGCTGCTTTCTTTTagggacatggcttagtggtggCCTTGTCAGTGCTGGGTCAATGGTTGAACTCTTGAAGGCCTTTTTCAACCTAATCAATTCCATGATTATGTGACTCTGGAGGGTGCTCCATCTGAttgcccagggtgctccagagTTTGGCACTAGAAGCTCGTCATCCAGATCCTTGTACATCCCAGCTACCCAGAGACTGTCATCTTTGACTGTGAAGCAGGGATACCATTGCTTTCAGCCTCAGACatgtctccagcagctccaggacacCTGGAAACCCGTGCAGACACTGAAGAAGAGGTCTACACTTCCATGGTCCACAAATAAAACATTGTCAAGCAAGTGGGCAGCTGCATTTATATTTCTGAACAGACTTGGGGCATAAACAGCAAGAGGAATGTATGACAGAAATGCCAGCTGGCAGAGAGAAGGCCTTAAATGGAGTCTGGTTCCCAGAGAAAACCCTAAAAACTCTTCTGGAGGCTAAggggacagaaagaaaaagagaaattccttttgccattcagtaaaataaaaataaccacaattaaaaaaaataagagttaaaaataaaatagagaatAACTATAAGCAAAAGATTAAAGAACATTTCTGTCCTTCATGTTTCCCCccccaccacaaaaaaaaatgttgtggtTGAGTTTTTTATATTGCAGGATTTCAAATAAAGTTGACTTTTAAATCTTGCCCTGACATCTGGTTTGTAATTAATGGAGCAGTAAATAGGAGGGAGACAGAAGCTGCCTCAGAAGCCTGTCCTTGATACATGACTCCAGCAATATAGCTAGATGAGCGATACCACCCCCAGGCTCCAGCACTTAAACAAAATCCAGGCTGGTTTTGGTGGCAACACAAGCCATTTCATCTTCCCCCTAGAACAGGGCTGCCAATTATCCTCCTGCAGTTGGGGATTTGATGCTGGTGACAGACATTGAAGGAAATATCTGCATTATGAGGATACAGATTGTCTAATATAACTGACCTTGCTAGTATCTtaattgtgttttgttttacctGAGGACAATTTGCTTCAAGAGGAAAATGATGCTAACAGCTGCTATGTTTTCTTCATTGCTCAAATATTAACAAAAAGCTTTCTGTAAGGGAAGGTAGAAAACACTGTTCTGTGAAAGTACTTGGGTTAGAGGCATTTGAAGGGTTTTGAAGACACTATGAAAACATTTAACCTTCCTCTTTTCCCACAAAAAGTGATGCTGTGAAGTGGTCACA
The window above is part of the Vidua macroura isolate BioBank_ID:100142 chromosome 6, ASM2450914v1, whole genome shotgun sequence genome. Proteins encoded here:
- the INSM2 gene encoding insulinoma-associated protein 2, producing MPRGFLVKRSRRPGGSYRARPRERDPDRDPPPTPPPPPPPAGGDSPAARQGAEEEKSEEEEGAVAACPATWPPGGGCGGPGLTPPEAPAAWGATGPCSAAGPRAALFERCLSSPASAESFPLAASFPPAEKLLLQPRTPLPAPPLPSVPALKRPSRAKAPAKKGKATRKLSFADEVTTSPVLGLRIKEEGPEGRPGPPAGRTPLGEFICQLCKEQYADPLALAQHRCSRIVRVEYRCPECHKIFSCPANLASHRRWHKPRPGPSAEGAVSAPPGKENSPERRPRGPAAPQPPPGTRQHRGGADSAGGAPAAPGSSPGPAHGGAPGPGGGPGGEAFACPCCQKRFRRQAYLRKHLGTHGAARPAAFGPPERGPLTFACHLCGARFPSADIRDKHRLWHAVREELLLPPPPPAGVPESGAAGSERQGFPCKHCPATFFSAPGLARHASKCHPPESRQVLLLQVPVRPGC